One Sanguibacter keddieii DSM 10542 genomic window carries:
- a CDS encoding NAD(P)-dependent alcohol dehydrogenase has product MQAVVFTDYKTFPSLQEVDKPSPGPGEVLLKVAGAGACHSDVSIYSHFEEGQPGAQKPGFVLGHESSGWVESVGEGVSGFEVGDAYLVYGPIGCGHCAACSRGQDTYCENAATMPYLGTGLGRDGGMAEYVTVPARNLVPLGDSDPVTAAPLADAALTPYHAIKLSLPNLAGGGRYALVVGLGGLGQIAVQILTAITGATVIATDMKPEAMEKAAAAGAITVPSGPDQADRIREITGGKGVDAAFDFVGVTPTIGLARSVMAQGSRLTVVGIAGGTAEWSFFTTPYESVITNTYWGTIEELHEVVALYRDGKIAPEVERFALADALDAYRKMEAGELTARAVVVPHGA; this is encoded by the coding sequence ATGCAGGCTGTCGTGTTCACGGACTACAAGACCTTCCCGTCGCTCCAGGAGGTCGACAAGCCGTCACCCGGCCCTGGCGAGGTCCTGCTCAAGGTCGCCGGCGCGGGCGCCTGCCACTCCGACGTGTCGATCTACAGCCACTTCGAGGAGGGTCAGCCCGGCGCGCAGAAGCCCGGCTTCGTCCTCGGCCACGAGAGCTCCGGCTGGGTCGAGTCCGTCGGCGAGGGCGTCTCCGGCTTCGAGGTCGGCGACGCGTACCTCGTGTACGGCCCGATCGGCTGCGGCCACTGCGCGGCGTGCTCGCGCGGCCAGGACACCTACTGCGAGAACGCCGCCACCATGCCCTACCTGGGCACCGGCCTGGGCCGCGACGGCGGCATGGCCGAGTACGTCACGGTCCCCGCGCGCAACCTCGTGCCGCTCGGCGACTCGGACCCCGTGACCGCCGCACCGCTCGCCGACGCAGCCCTCACGCCGTACCACGCGATCAAGCTCTCCCTGCCGAACCTCGCGGGCGGCGGGCGCTACGCCCTCGTCGTCGGCCTCGGCGGGCTCGGGCAGATCGCGGTGCAGATCCTCACGGCGATCACCGGCGCGACCGTCATCGCCACGGACATGAAGCCCGAGGCCATGGAGAAGGCCGCCGCTGCTGGCGCGATCACCGTCCCGAGCGGTCCGGACCAGGCCGACCGCATCCGTGAGATCACCGGGGGCAAGGGCGTCGACGCGGCCTTCGACTTCGTCGGGGTCACCCCGACCATCGGACTCGCACGCTCCGTCATGGCGCAGGGCTCGCGCCTCACAGTGGTCGGCATCGCCGGCGGCACCGCCGAGTGGTCGTTCTTCACGACGCCGTACGAGTCGGTCATCACCAACACCTACTGGGGCACGATCGAAGAGCTCCACGAGGTCGTCGCGCTGTACCGCGACGGCAAGATCGCGCCCGAGGTCGAGCGCTTCGCCCTCGCCGACGCCCTCGACGCCTACCGGAAGATGGAGGCCGGCGAGCTCACCGCCCGCGCGGTCGTCGTGCCGCACGGCGCGTGA
- a CDS encoding LCP family protein, whose protein sequence is MPRVVALGVVGAVTFGATAVATQYVRLDGSLQGTEEFRGLVGPPVADPTPVDPEDPGAGRDRDVLVMAIDDRSGENAELGGYVDGARSDTTMLVHVSADRRRVDVVSIARDTRATVPACNLTTTPGERLSAPVTAKFNAAFATGASAATGDPATDLLLAAACTIYTVQEMTGVQVDDFVVVDFVGFRDMVDAVDGIDVSVPEAVVPHRYNTLALDAGLHHMDGWLALEYARVRYGVGDNSDTQRQPRQQSVVAALAEKVMSPRVLSDPVALSRFLGASTASLTLSPGLDSIKEITGLGWSMRSLDADAITFATVPAAAADDGYVAWTPEADELWEAVRTDQPITGISTATPYAQARG, encoded by the coding sequence GTGCCGCGGGTCGTCGCCCTCGGGGTCGTGGGCGCCGTGACCTTCGGTGCGACCGCGGTGGCGACCCAGTACGTGCGGCTCGACGGGTCGCTCCAGGGCACGGAGGAGTTCCGGGGGCTCGTGGGACCGCCGGTCGCGGACCCGACGCCCGTCGACCCGGAGGACCCGGGTGCGGGCCGGGACCGCGACGTGCTGGTCATGGCCATCGACGACAGGTCGGGCGAGAACGCCGAGCTCGGCGGGTACGTGGACGGGGCTCGCTCCGACACGACGATGCTCGTCCACGTCTCGGCCGACCGCAGGAGGGTCGACGTCGTGTCGATCGCCCGGGACACCCGCGCGACGGTCCCCGCCTGCAACCTCACGACGACACCGGGGGAGCGGCTCTCCGCACCGGTCACGGCCAAGTTCAACGCGGCCTTCGCCACGGGCGCGAGCGCTGCCACGGGTGACCCGGCCACGGACCTGCTGCTCGCAGCCGCCTGCACGATCTACACGGTGCAGGAGATGACCGGGGTGCAGGTGGACGACTTCGTGGTGGTGGACTTCGTCGGCTTCCGCGACATGGTCGACGCGGTCGACGGCATCGACGTCTCGGTCCCCGAGGCGGTGGTCCCGCACCGGTACAACACGCTCGCCCTCGACGCCGGCCTGCACCACATGGACGGGTGGCTCGCGCTCGAGTACGCACGGGTGCGGTACGGGGTCGGGGACAACTCCGACACCCAGCGGCAGCCGCGTCAGCAGTCCGTGGTCGCCGCGCTGGCCGAGAAGGTCATGTCACCCCGGGTCCTGAGCGACCCGGTCGCGCTGAGCAGGTTCCTGGGGGCGTCGACCGCGTCGCTCACGCTCTCTCCCGGTCTCGACTCGATCAAGGAGATCACCGGGCTGGGCTGGAGCATGCGCTCGCTCGACGCGGACGCGATCACCTTCGCGACGGTCCCCGCGGCTGCCGCCGACGACGGGTACGTCGCGTGGACCCCCGAGGCCGACGAGCTCTGGGAGGCGGTGCGGACAGACCAGCCGATCACCGGGATCTCGACGGCGACGCCCTACGCGCAGGCCCGGGGGTGA
- the gcvH gene encoding glycine cleavage system protein GcvH yields the protein MSNIPADLTYTAEHEWLTSDSPATVGITWNAQDALGDIVYLELPAVGTQIEAGSVVGEVESTKSVSELFSPVSGTVVEVNDEAVANPEIVNSDPYGAGWLVKVEVTSTGPVLTAEEYAAQVGS from the coding sequence GTGTCGAACATCCCCGCAGACCTCACCTACACCGCCGAGCACGAGTGGCTGACCTCGGACAGCCCGGCGACCGTCGGCATCACCTGGAACGCCCAGGACGCGCTCGGCGACATCGTCTACCTCGAGCTCCCGGCCGTCGGAACCCAGATCGAGGCCGGCTCCGTGGTCGGCGAGGTCGAGTCGACCAAGTCGGTGTCCGAGCTGTTCTCGCCGGTGAGCGGCACCGTCGTCGAGGTCAACGACGAGGCTGTCGCGAACCCGGAGATCGTGAACTCCGACCCGTATGGTGCAGGATGGCTCGTGAAGGTCGAGGTCACCTCGACCGGGCCCGTCCTCACCGCCGAGGAGTACGCCGCGCAGGTCGGTTCGTAG
- a CDS encoding SDR family NAD(P)-dependent oxidoreductase — MPIDPAELAAAIRVLEAADALEPEHPDKIALQRATARLYKTVKKQRRDSAKEAIRSADNAVIAATATGAPTRIDDETQGLELLPAATGHSAGRLIKSQACYVCKEQYHDVDVFYHQLCPDCAALNRSRRDARTDLSGKRALLTGGRAKIGMYIALRLLRDGAHTTITTRFPNDAIRRFKAMEDSADWIHRLRIIGIDLRDPAQVVALADDVAAQGPLDILINNAAQTVRRSPGAYAPLAAAEDSELPAGYLPETLTFGRSHDTHPASLEGTVPAEATAVAHASVTSADLLTKLALTAGSASMERVANATAIDAGGLVPDLVSTNSWVQNVEDVDALELLEVQLCNSTAPFILISRLRESMRQAAADRTYIVNVSAMEGQFSRGYKGPGHPHTNMAKAAVNMLTRTSAREMFESDQILMTSVDTGWITDERPHTTKVRLAEEGFHAPLDLVDGAARVYDPIVRGELGEDVFGCFLKDYKPSAW; from the coding sequence ATGCCTATCGATCCTGCCGAGCTCGCTGCTGCCATCCGGGTGCTCGAGGCCGCCGACGCGCTCGAGCCGGAGCACCCCGACAAGATCGCGCTCCAGCGCGCCACGGCCCGTCTCTACAAGACGGTCAAGAAGCAGCGCCGCGACAGCGCGAAGGAGGCGATCCGCTCGGCGGACAACGCCGTCATCGCCGCGACCGCGACAGGGGCACCGACCCGCATCGACGACGAGACGCAGGGTCTCGAGCTCCTGCCCGCGGCGACCGGGCACTCCGCCGGCCGGCTCATCAAGTCGCAGGCGTGCTACGTCTGCAAGGAGCAGTACCACGACGTCGACGTGTTCTACCACCAGCTGTGCCCCGACTGCGCCGCCCTCAACCGGTCGCGCCGCGACGCGCGGACCGACCTCTCGGGCAAGCGCGCGCTGCTCACCGGTGGACGCGCCAAGATCGGCATGTACATCGCCCTGCGCCTGCTGCGCGACGGCGCGCACACCACCATCACCACGCGGTTCCCCAACGACGCCATCCGCCGGTTCAAGGCCATGGAGGACTCGGCCGACTGGATCCACCGGCTCCGGATCATCGGCATCGACCTGCGCGACCCGGCCCAGGTGGTCGCGCTCGCCGACGACGTCGCAGCACAGGGGCCCCTCGACATCCTCATCAACAACGCGGCCCAGACCGTGCGCCGCTCCCCCGGTGCCTACGCGCCGCTCGCGGCAGCCGAGGACTCCGAGCTGCCCGCAGGCTACCTCCCGGAGACCCTGACCTTCGGTCGCAGCCACGACACCCACCCGGCCTCCCTCGAGGGCACGGTGCCCGCCGAGGCCACGGCCGTCGCCCACGCGTCGGTCACCTCGGCAGACCTCCTCACCAAGCTGGCGCTCACCGCGGGCTCGGCCTCGATGGAGCGCGTGGCCAACGCGACCGCCATCGACGCCGGCGGGCTGGTCCCCGACCTCGTCTCGACCAACTCCTGGGTGCAGAACGTCGAGGACGTCGACGCCCTCGAGCTCCTCGAGGTCCAGCTGTGCAACAGCACCGCGCCGTTCATCCTCATCAGCCGGCTGCGCGAGTCCATGCGCCAGGCCGCCGCCGACCGCACCTACATCGTCAACGTCTCGGCGATGGAGGGGCAGTTCTCCCGCGGCTACAAGGGCCCGGGGCACCCGCACACCAACATGGCCAAGGCCGCGGTCAACATGCTCACGCGCACCAGCGCCCGCGAGATGTTCGAGTCCGACCAGATCCTCATGACGAGCGTCGACACCGGGTGGATCACGGACGAGCGTCCGCACACCACCAAGGTCCGCCTGGCCGAGGAGGGCTTCCACGCCCCCCTGGACCTCGTCGACGGGGCCGCGCGGGTCTACGACCCGATCGTCCGGGGCGAGCTCGGCGAGGACGTGTTCGGCTGCTTCCTCAAGGACTACAAGCCCTCCGCCTGGTAG
- the gcvT gene encoding glycine cleavage system aminomethyltransferase GcvT: MSTARSTPLHDEHLALGASMTEFGGWMMPLRYGSDIAEHTAVRSAAGLFDLSHMGEIEVSGPGAGAALDHALVGWLSTLEVGRARYSMIAQEDGAVVDDLVVYRTADETFLVVANAGNAEVVLAALEERVVGFDAQVTFTSPEVALVAVQGPRAAEILLSLTAAEHQDAVSSLKYYAITPATVAGTDLLVARTGYTGEDGFELFVENGAAVALWRALLVAGEPLGLVPAGLSARDSLRLEAGMPLYGHELDLTTTPFEAGLGRVVRLDKTDADGAPVDFVGRAALEARKSSEPARVLVGLKALGRRPARAGYPVVVDASKLDLVIGTVTSGAPSPTLGYPVALAYVTPEYSAAGTRLAVDVRGRGEAVEVVETPFYRRPRG, encoded by the coding sequence ATGAGCACCGCACGCTCCACCCCACTGCACGACGAGCACCTGGCGCTCGGTGCCTCGATGACGGAGTTCGGCGGCTGGATGATGCCGCTGCGCTACGGCTCCGACATCGCCGAGCACACCGCGGTGCGCTCGGCCGCCGGGCTGTTCGACCTGTCCCACATGGGCGAGATCGAGGTGTCAGGACCGGGCGCCGGTGCGGCGCTCGACCACGCCCTCGTCGGGTGGCTCAGCACCCTCGAGGTCGGGCGTGCCCGCTACTCGATGATCGCCCAGGAGGACGGCGCAGTGGTCGACGACCTCGTCGTCTACCGCACGGCGGACGAGACCTTCCTCGTGGTGGCCAACGCCGGCAACGCCGAGGTGGTGCTCGCCGCGCTCGAGGAGCGGGTGGTGGGCTTCGACGCCCAGGTCACCTTCACCTCGCCCGAGGTCGCCCTGGTCGCGGTCCAGGGGCCGCGCGCCGCCGAGATCCTGCTGTCGCTCACCGCCGCCGAGCACCAGGACGCCGTGTCGTCGCTCAAGTACTACGCGATCACCCCGGCGACGGTGGCCGGTACCGACCTGCTGGTCGCGCGGACCGGCTACACCGGGGAGGACGGCTTCGAGCTCTTCGTCGAGAACGGTGCCGCCGTCGCGCTCTGGCGCGCGCTGCTCGTCGCCGGCGAGCCGCTCGGGCTCGTCCCGGCCGGCCTCTCCGCCCGCGACAGCCTGCGGCTCGAGGCCGGCATGCCGCTCTACGGGCACGAGCTCGACCTCACGACCACGCCCTTCGAGGCAGGTCTGGGACGTGTCGTCCGGCTCGACAAGACCGACGCCGACGGCGCTCCGGTCGACTTCGTGGGACGTGCGGCCCTCGAGGCGCGCAAGTCCTCGGAGCCCGCACGCGTCCTCGTCGGGCTCAAGGCGCTCGGCCGTCGGCCGGCCCGCGCCGGGTACCCGGTGGTGGTCGACGCCTCGAAGCTGGACCTCGTCATCGGCACCGTGACCTCCGGTGCCCCGTCGCCGACGCTCGGCTACCCCGTCGCGCTCGCCTACGTCACGCCCGAGTACTCTGCTGCCGGCACCCGCCTGGCGGTCGACGTCCGTGGCCGCGGTGAGGCCGTCGAGGTCGTCGAGACGCCGTTCTACCGCCGCCCGCGCGGCTGA
- a CDS encoding (deoxy)nucleoside triphosphate pyrophosphohydrolase, protein MQTPVLVVAAVIVDDLARPTAFLGARRSRPAHLVGRWEFPGGKVDPGETPEQALHREICEELGVTVELGDEVVGPDAGGWTITDRHVMRLWFARVVAGEPAPLVEHDELRWLAPAEFDDVPWLDGDVRIVEHITGYFDSASVAAG, encoded by the coding sequence ATGCAGACCCCCGTCCTCGTCGTCGCCGCAGTGATCGTCGACGACCTCGCGCGCCCGACGGCTTTCCTCGGCGCGCGCCGGTCACGTCCAGCCCACCTCGTGGGCCGCTGGGAGTTCCCCGGCGGCAAGGTCGACCCCGGTGAGACCCCCGAGCAGGCGCTGCACCGCGAGATCTGCGAGGAGCTCGGCGTCACCGTCGAGCTGGGTGACGAGGTCGTCGGCCCGGACGCCGGCGGCTGGACCATCACGGACCGGCACGTCATGCGCCTGTGGTTCGCCCGCGTCGTCGCGGGGGAGCCCGCGCCGCTCGTCGAGCACGACGAGCTGCGGTGGCTCGCCCCCGCGGAGTTCGACGACGTCCCGTGGCTCGACGGGGACGTCCGTATCGTCGAGCACATCACCGGGTACTTCGACAGCGCCTCCGTCGCGGCCGGCTGA
- the gcvP gene encoding aminomethyl-transferring glycine dehydrogenase, protein MTERGGSTHVVRTECAPDPQELVVTTPAQHRPESAPGDVFVDRHIGPRTGTDGRDDVAHMLGHLGYDSVDALIDAAVPASIRLDGPLDLPAARTETEVLADLRRLASQNETRVQMIGQGYWDTVTPAVIRRGVLENPAWYTAYTPYQPEISQGRLEALLNFQTVVSDLTGLEVANASLLDEATAVAEAVALMWRAAKRPATAGPGVVVLDADLFPQTVAVTLGRAEAIGLPVVVADLDAGYQAGVDAALAAAGLEGSDVVGLVVQQLGASGQARALEPLVTAAKEAGALVTVATDLLALTLFTAPGDVGADIAVGSAQRLGVPLFFGGPHAAFMSVRKGIERMLPGRLVGVSVDADGDVAYRLALQTREQHIRREKATSNICTAQALLAIVASMYAVYHGPAGLRAIAERVHGHALALADRLRGAELDVEHAVFFDTVRVAVPGTAAEVVARADAAGINLWAPDADHVQVACDETTTDAHLDAVVEAFVPGSSASGYFVSVGDLPAEHRRTSDYLTHPVFHAHRSETQMMRYLRTLADKDLALDRTMIPLGSCTMKLNAAIQMEPISWPEYAGIHPFAPAAQTGGYDELIGTLEANLAEITGYAAVSVQPNAGSQGEFAGLLAIRNYHRSRDEAGRDICLIPASAHGTNAASAAMAGMRVVVVATADDGEILLDDLRAKLEQHGPQVAAIMITYPSTHGVYEDTVREVCDLVHAAGGQVYIDGANLNALVGLAKPGQFGGDVSHLNLHKTFCIPHGGGGPGVGPVGVAEHLVPFLPGAGSAPVSAAPAGSAGILPIPYAYVALMGPDGLRRATETAVVSANYLAVRLRDAFPVLFTGPGGLVAHECILDLRPLTAQTGVTAEDVAKRLMDYGFHAPTLSFPVPGTLMVEPTESEDLAEIDRFVDAMLAIRAEIDQVADGTWDLAGSPLRNAPHSAASVVSDAWDKPYSRELAAYPVAALRAAKYWPPVRRIDGAKGDRNLVCSCPPIEAYADDVAEPTETTLAHAAVGA, encoded by the coding sequence ATGACAGAGCGGGGAGGGTCCACGCACGTGGTGCGCACCGAGTGCGCCCCCGACCCCCAGGAGCTCGTCGTGACCACCCCCGCACAGCACCGCCCCGAGTCCGCCCCCGGCGACGTGTTCGTCGACCGGCACATCGGCCCCCGCACAGGCACCGACGGCCGCGACGACGTCGCCCACATGCTCGGCCACCTCGGCTACGACTCGGTCGACGCGCTCATCGACGCCGCCGTCCCCGCGTCCATCCGCCTCGACGGGCCGCTCGACCTTCCCGCCGCGCGCACCGAGACCGAGGTCCTCGCAGACCTGCGCCGCCTCGCCAGCCAGAACGAGACCCGCGTCCAGATGATCGGCCAGGGGTACTGGGACACCGTCACCCCCGCCGTGATCCGACGCGGCGTCCTCGAGAACCCCGCCTGGTACACCGCCTACACGCCGTACCAGCCGGAGATCTCGCAGGGCCGCCTCGAGGCCCTCCTCAACTTCCAGACCGTGGTCTCCGACCTCACCGGCCTCGAGGTCGCCAACGCGTCGCTCCTCGACGAGGCCACCGCCGTCGCCGAGGCCGTCGCCCTCATGTGGCGCGCCGCCAAGCGCCCCGCCACGGCCGGGCCGGGCGTCGTCGTCCTCGACGCCGACCTCTTCCCGCAGACCGTCGCCGTCACCCTCGGCCGCGCCGAGGCCATCGGCCTCCCCGTGGTCGTCGCCGACCTCGACGCCGGCTACCAGGCCGGGGTCGACGCCGCGCTCGCCGCCGCCGGCCTCGAGGGCTCCGACGTCGTCGGCCTCGTCGTCCAGCAGCTCGGCGCGAGCGGCCAGGCCCGCGCGCTCGAGCCCCTCGTCACCGCCGCGAAGGAGGCCGGCGCGCTCGTCACCGTCGCGACCGACCTGCTCGCCCTCACGCTCTTCACCGCACCGGGCGACGTCGGTGCCGACATCGCCGTGGGCTCCGCGCAGCGCCTCGGCGTCCCGCTGTTCTTCGGCGGGCCGCACGCCGCCTTCATGTCCGTCCGCAAGGGGATCGAGCGCATGCTCCCCGGTCGCCTCGTCGGCGTGAGCGTCGACGCCGACGGAGACGTCGCCTACCGCCTCGCCCTGCAGACCCGCGAGCAGCACATCCGCCGCGAGAAGGCCACGAGCAACATCTGCACCGCGCAGGCGCTGCTCGCCATCGTCGCCTCGATGTACGCCGTCTACCACGGCCCCGCCGGGCTGCGGGCGATCGCGGAGCGCGTGCACGGTCACGCGCTCGCGCTCGCGGACCGCCTCCGCGGCGCCGAGCTCGACGTCGAGCACGCGGTCTTCTTCGACACCGTCCGCGTCGCCGTCCCTGGCACCGCCGCCGAGGTCGTGGCCCGCGCCGACGCCGCAGGGATCAACCTCTGGGCGCCGGACGCCGACCACGTGCAGGTCGCGTGCGACGAGACCACGACCGACGCGCACCTCGACGCCGTCGTCGAGGCCTTCGTCCCCGGGTCGAGCGCCTCGGGCTACTTCGTGTCCGTCGGCGACCTGCCCGCCGAGCACCGCCGGACCTCGGACTACCTCACGCACCCCGTGTTCCACGCGCACCGGTCCGAGACGCAGATGATGCGCTACCTGCGCACCCTCGCCGACAAGGACCTCGCGCTCGACCGCACGATGATCCCGCTCGGCTCGTGCACCATGAAGCTCAACGCCGCGATCCAGATGGAGCCGATCTCCTGGCCCGAGTACGCCGGGATCCACCCCTTCGCGCCGGCCGCGCAGACCGGCGGGTACGACGAGCTCATCGGCACCCTCGAGGCGAACCTCGCCGAGATCACGGGCTACGCCGCGGTCTCGGTGCAGCCGAACGCCGGCTCGCAGGGCGAGTTCGCGGGCCTGCTCGCGATCCGCAACTACCACCGCTCGCGCGACGAGGCGGGCCGCGACATCTGCCTCATCCCGGCCTCCGCGCACGGCACCAACGCCGCATCGGCCGCGATGGCGGGCATGCGCGTGGTGGTCGTCGCGACCGCCGACGACGGAGAGATCCTCCTCGACGACCTCCGGGCCAAGCTCGAGCAGCACGGCCCGCAGGTCGCGGCGATCATGATCACCTACCCCTCGACGCACGGCGTCTACGAGGACACCGTCCGTGAGGTGTGCGACCTCGTCCACGCCGCGGGCGGCCAGGTGTACATCGACGGTGCGAACCTCAACGCCCTCGTCGGTCTCGCGAAGCCCGGCCAGTTCGGCGGCGACGTCTCGCACCTCAACCTGCACAAGACCTTCTGCATCCCGCACGGCGGCGGCGGCCCCGGCGTCGGGCCGGTCGGCGTCGCGGAGCACCTCGTGCCGTTCCTGCCCGGAGCCGGCTCAGCACCCGTCTCGGCTGCGCCTGCGGGATCGGCCGGCATCCTCCCGATCCCGTACGCCTACGTGGCGCTCATGGGACCGGACGGCCTGCGCCGTGCGACGGAGACCGCGGTCGTCTCCGCGAACTACCTCGCGGTCCGTCTGCGGGACGCGTTCCCGGTCCTGTTCACCGGACCGGGCGGGCTCGTCGCCCACGAGTGCATCCTCGACCTGCGGCCGCTCACCGCGCAGACCGGGGTGACGGCCGAGGACGTGGCCAAGCGCCTCATGGACTACGGCTTCCACGCCCCGACCCTGTCGTTCCCGGTCCCCGGGACCCTCATGGTCGAGCCGACCGAGAGCGAGGACCTCGCGGAGATCGACCGCTTCGTCGACGCGATGCTCGCGATCCGCGCGGAGATCGACCAGGTGGCCGACGGCACCTGGGACCTCGCCGGGTCGCCGCTGCGCAACGCCCCGCACAGCGCGGCGTCCGTGGTCTCCGACGCGTGGGACAAGCCGTACTCGCGCGAGCTCGCGGCCTACCCCGTGGCCGCGCTGCGCGCCGCGAAGTACTGGCCGCCGGTCCGCCGCATCGACGGCGCCAAGGGCGACCGCAACCTCGTGTGCTCCTGCCCGCCGATCGAGGCCTACGCCGACGACGTCGCGGAGCCGACCGAGACCACCCTCGCGCACGCCGCGGTGGGCGCATGA